From bacterium, the proteins below share one genomic window:
- a CDS encoding AAA family ATPase, which translates to MPKEPHKLADSYRIIALKAENFLRLKAVQIAFDPKAHTAILSGENGEGKTSVIQAIWTALGGAKVTPREPVHEGAEQAEITLDLAPEDDACPESLRRIRVTRTVTVEGGWGLKIWTPDKGSFPSPQTILDAFFNTLTFDPSEFIRMKPEGRSRVLIDMAGVKAPIDALKQKRQIVYDQRTDVNRDLKSAESRLEALPMPGKDAPALVSLTELSQDLEAARALKKAHDAKRQELQDLRQAHVTAKAEVKRLEEELEAARTRVTELVETGRDLKAEVDALVDPKLQDLETQLATAEETNEKARGAQRYREEETSVKGLQKESADLTTRIDAVDDEISQVILSAHFPIDGLSITDEGQVTYKDRPFEQASDAQRLEVSLAMGAAMHPKLKFLALREASMMTEKTRARVSEWAAEHGVLVLMELATSEEIGIHIVDGEVASAN; encoded by the coding sequence ATGCCTAAAGAACCGCACAAACTGGCGGACAGCTACCGCATCATCGCCCTCAAGGCCGAGAACTTCCTGCGCCTGAAGGCCGTGCAGATCGCCTTCGACCCGAAGGCCCACACCGCCATCCTCTCCGGCGAGAACGGCGAGGGCAAGACCAGCGTCATCCAGGCCATCTGGACCGCCCTGGGCGGCGCCAAGGTCACGCCGCGCGAGCCCGTGCACGAGGGCGCGGAGCAGGCGGAGATCACGTTGGACCTCGCCCCCGAGGACGACGCATGCCCGGAGAGCCTGCGCCGGATCCGCGTGACACGCACCGTCACGGTTGAGGGCGGCTGGGGCCTGAAGATCTGGACGCCGGACAAGGGGAGCTTCCCCAGCCCGCAGACCATCCTGGACGCCTTCTTCAACACGCTGACCTTCGACCCCTCCGAGTTCATCCGCATGAAGCCCGAAGGGCGCAGTCGCGTCTTGATCGATATGGCCGGCGTGAAAGCGCCCATCGATGCGCTGAAACAGAAGCGCCAGATCGTGTACGACCAGCGCACCGACGTGAACCGCGACCTCAAGAGCGCCGAGTCCAGGTTGGAGGCGCTGCCCATGCCGGGCAAGGACGCGCCAGCGCTGGTCAGCCTGACCGAGCTGTCACAGGATCTGGAAGCTGCAAGAGCGCTGAAGAAGGCCCACGACGCCAAGCGGCAGGAACTCCAAGATCTGCGCCAGGCGCATGTCACTGCCAAGGCCGAGGTCAAGCGCTTGGAAGAGGAGCTGGAAGCCGCGCGCACGCGCGTTACTGAGCTGGTGGAAACGGGCCGCGATCTGAAGGCCGAGGTGGATGCGCTGGTGGATCCGAAGCTGCAGGACCTGGAGACCCAGCTGGCCACGGCCGAGGAGACCAACGAGAAGGCGCGCGGCGCCCAGCGCTACCGCGAGGAGGAGACCTCGGTGAAGGGCCTGCAGAAAGAGAGCGCCGATCTGACGACCCGCATTGACGCCGTCGACGACGAGATCAGCCAAGTGATTCTGTCAGCCCACTTCCCCATCGACGGGCTGTCCATCACCGACGAGGGCCAGGTGACTTACAAGGATCGGCCGTTCGAGCAGGCCAGCGACGCCCAGCGCCTGGAGGTGTCCCTGGCCATGGGCGCGGCCATGCATCCGAAGCTCAAGTTCCTGGCCCTGCGCGAGGCCTCGATGATGACTGAGAAGACCCGGGCCCGGGTTTCGGAGTGGGCCGCCGAGCACGGCGTGCTGGTCTTGATGGAGCTGGCCACCAGCGAGGAGATTGGAATCCACATCGTGGATGGCGAGGTGGCCAGTGCCAACTGA
- a CDS encoding helix-turn-helix domain-containing protein — MTTTTRDAQRQDLITAIYAELGYASPALPTFLTENELAKVLRISPITLRTRRQAGRLGIAHTKVCKAVLYRAIDVADFILSHRQEPTP; from the coding sequence ATGACAACCACCACCAGAGACGCGCAGCGCCAGGACCTCATCACCGCCATCTACGCAGAGCTCGGCTACGCCTCGCCGGCCTTGCCAACGTTTCTAACTGAGAACGAACTGGCTAAGGTATTGCGCATCAGCCCCATCACGCTTCGAACCCGTAGGCAAGCAGGGCGACTTGGAATCGCCCACACCAAGGTTTGCAAGGCCGTCCTCTACCGCGCCATCGACGTCGCTGACTTCATCCTCTCCCATCGACAGGAGCCAACCCCATGA